Proteins found in one Mycoplasmopsis citelli genomic segment:
- the gpmI gene encoding 2,3-bisphosphoglycerate-independent phosphoglycerate mutase — MKKTILIVIDGLGLRKETQGNGFALAKTPTFDKLFKEYPNSLIQASGEFVGLPKGQMGNSEVGHLNIGAGTIVYTGLSLIAKELADGKFKTNEAFVEAFESVKRQNSTLHVMGLLSNGGVHSLDSHLFEILKSAHENGVKDVSIHVFGDGRDVAPASINNSLNQLVELTKKYGYKIASIAGRFYSMDRDKMFDRVQKGFDALLGKAQNHFEDVQEYVVQSYKDNITDEFFVPAHNSTLDAKYFVKDHDSIIFFNFRPDRARQLTHLLIGSPLYDAKPTDKVKIDKFVSMMKYEGIDTIVAFSEMKIPNPIGRVLEQAGKSQLRLAETQKYAHVTYFMDGGDDIEFKNSHRIMVPSLKVESYADAPQMSAKEITDALIDNALNYDVTILNYANPDMVGHTGNLKATIQAVEILDTQIQRVVEFAEKNNVTVFITADHGNAEITEDENGKPATKHTSSPVMLISTDKNLKLKDGKLANIAPTILDYIGVKKPQQMDEDSLLLKCNCA, encoded by the coding sequence ATGAAAAAAACTATTTTAATTGTTATTGATGGTTTAGGACTTAGAAAAGAAACACAAGGAAATGGTTTTGCACTTGCTAAAACCCCAACTTTTGATAAGCTATTTAAAGAATATCCTAACTCATTAATTCAAGCTTCAGGAGAATTTGTTGGACTTCCAAAAGGACAAATGGGAAATTCAGAAGTTGGACACTTAAACATTGGAGCCGGAACAATTGTTTATACTGGATTGTCTTTAATTGCTAAAGAACTTGCTGATGGAAAGTTTAAAACTAACGAAGCATTTGTAGAAGCTTTTGAAAGTGTAAAAAGACAAAATTCAACCCTACATGTTATGGGATTGCTTTCAAATGGAGGGGTTCATTCACTTGATTCGCATTTATTTGAAATTTTAAAATCAGCACATGAAAATGGAGTAAAAGATGTTTCTATCCATGTTTTTGGAGACGGAAGAGATGTAGCGCCTGCTTCAATTAATAATTCATTAAATCAACTTGTTGAGTTAACCAAAAAATATGGATATAAAATTGCTTCAATTGCGGGAAGATTTTACTCAATGGACCGTGATAAAATGTTTGATCGAGTGCAAAAAGGTTTTGATGCACTTTTAGGAAAAGCACAAAATCATTTTGAAGATGTTCAAGAGTATGTTGTTCAAAGTTATAAAGATAATATTACTGATGAATTTTTTGTTCCTGCACATAATAGCACTTTAGATGCAAAATACTTCGTTAAAGATCATGACAGCATTATTTTCTTTAACTTCCGTCCAGATCGTGCTAGACAACTCACTCACTTACTTATTGGTTCTCCGCTTTATGATGCTAAGCCTACTGATAAGGTAAAAATTGATAAATTTGTATCAATGATGAAATATGAAGGAATTGATACTATTGTTGCTTTTTCAGAAATGAAAATCCCAAATCCAATCGGAAGAGTGCTTGAACAAGCTGGAAAATCGCAACTGCGTCTTGCTGAAACTCAAAAATATGCTCACGTAACTTACTTTATGGATGGAGGAGATGATATTGAATTTAAAAATTCGCACCGAATCATGGTTCCTTCACTTAAAGTTGAATCATATGCTGATGCTCCCCAAATGTCAGCTAAAGAAATAACTGATGCATTAATTGATAATGCTTTAAATTATGATGTTACTATTTTAAATTATGCCAATCCAGATATGGTAGGACATACCGGAAACTTAAAAGCCACAATTCAAGCAGTAGAAATTTTAGATACACAAATTCAAAGAGTGGTTGAATTTGCTGAAAAAAATAACGTAACTGTATTTATTACTGCTGATCATGGAAATGCTGAAATTACTGAGGATGAAAATGGTAAGCCAGCAACCAAGCATACAAGTAGTCCAGTAATGCTTATTAGTACTGATAAAAATCTAAAACTTAAAGATGGTAAATTAGCTAATATTGCTCCAACTATTTTAGATTATATTGGTGTTAAAAAGCCTCAGCAAATGGATGAAGATTCACTTCTTTTAAAATGTAATTGTGCTTAA
- the plsY gene encoding glycerol-3-phosphate 1-O-acyltransferase PlsY: MLIFYSIIANLSALLLGYLWGSLNTSIILSKKLKSDDVRNHYSKNAGATNSFRAYGKQFALIVLLIDIIKTALAVYFAYFLSYAWSESIVFFPVIAGVGTIFGHVFPVFFAFKGGKGVACSVGLIISINITLFFISAIIFFGILYWKKMVSLASISTAIIVVALVYIPWISDGILAFTKGQNNPYWWINPIIYSFAFILLIIAHHSNVKRIVQGKESKIK, encoded by the coding sequence ATGCTTATTTTTTATTCTATTATCGCTAACTTATCAGCTTTATTATTGGGATATTTGTGAGGATCTTTAAACACTTCAATTATTTTAAGTAAGAAACTAAAAAGTGATGATGTCAGAAATCATTACTCAAAAAATGCTGGAGCAACCAACTCTTTTCGAGCCTATGGCAAACAATTTGCACTAATTGTCCTTCTTATTGATATTATTAAAACTGCTTTAGCTGTTTATTTTGCTTATTTTTTGTCTTATGCTTGAAGTGAATCAATTGTCTTTTTTCCTGTTATTGCAGGAGTAGGAACAATTTTTGGCCACGTTTTTCCAGTATTTTTTGCGTTTAAAGGTGGTAAGGGTGTTGCTTGTTCAGTTGGATTAATTATCTCAATAAACATTACTTTATTTTTTATAAGTGCGATTATTTTCTTTGGAATTTTATATTGAAAAAAAATGGTTTCACTAGCAAGCATCAGTACTGCAATTATAGTTGTTGCACTTGTGTATATTCCTTGAATTAGTGATGGTATTTTAGCATTTACTAAGGGCCAAAATAATCCATATTGATGGATAAATCCTATTATTTACAGCTTTGCATTTATTTTACTAATCATTGCACATCATTCAAATGTCAAAAGAATTGTCCAAGGAAAAGAATCTAAGATTAAATAA
- a CDS encoding PDDEXK family nuclease translates to MTHVFIVNEQTFKIHLEYMFAGTGNSISDINFLIKNKENTKATNPKQKVAISMLSDLERIRIGDNILFFVTGISRFFGIFKATSEVFVDNVNNNYLYSKLNKVLTYRITIAPERVYQNGLSEFELLDSLNEVYKPQDMCWSLIYRKLKGERGCTAITDSEFKRFKNLISKNNKVLEGINFSYDRNNKIIVSTQKTNPYLGNKLNPHPSALDNLIFRIETKKAFEHYVQLFTLNTLKNNPNLILKRDIPLNWIGNEVSCGVGMQRIDCMAIQEENNNVYISLIELKDEKIKPSEIIIQIDRYLKWILDYLVPIYFSEGKNIYVDPIIIGMGYKSISKQNEVENKLKEHNFEKYNNKFLKVSKIDLKLLKVKGNQVDII, encoded by the coding sequence ATGACTCACGTTTTTATTGTAAATGAACAAACTTTCAAAATACACTTAGAATATATGTTTGCTGGAACAGGTAACTCAATATCGGATATTAATTTTTTAATTAAAAATAAAGAAAATACTAAGGCAACAAATCCGAAACAGAAGGTAGCAATTTCTATGCTTTCAGATTTAGAAAGAATTAGAATTGGAGATAATATCTTGTTTTTTGTTACGGGAATTTCTAGATTTTTTGGTATTTTCAAAGCAACAAGTGAAGTTTTTGTTGATAATGTAAATAATAATTATTTGTACTCAAAACTTAATAAAGTTTTAACTTACCGTATAACAATTGCACCTGAAAGAGTCTACCAAAATGGATTATCTGAATTTGAATTGTTAGATTCGTTAAATGAAGTTTACAAGCCACAAGACATGTGTTGATCTTTGATTTATCGCAAATTAAAAGGTGAGCGAGGCTGTACAGCAATTACAGATTCAGAATTTAAAAGATTTAAAAATCTTATATCAAAAAACAACAAAGTTCTTGAAGGAATAAACTTTTCTTATGATAGAAATAACAAAATAATTGTTTCAACACAAAAAACAAATCCATATTTAGGAAATAAATTAAATCCTCACCCTAGTGCATTAGATAATTTAATATTTCGAATAGAGACCAAAAAAGCATTTGAGCATTATGTTCAACTTTTTACCCTAAATACTCTAAAAAATAATCCTAACTTAATTTTAAAAAGAGATATTCCTTTAAATTGAATAGGCAATGAAGTTAGTTGTGGAGTAGGGATGCAAAGAATTGATTGCATGGCTATTCAAGAAGAAAATAATAATGTTTATATTTCTTTAATTGAACTTAAAGACGAAAAAATAAAACCTAGCGAAATTATTATTCAAATAGACAGATACTTAAAGTGAATTTTGGATTATTTAGTTCCAATTTATTTTTCTGAAGGTAAAAATATATATGTTGATCCTATAATAATTGGCATGGGTTATAAGAGTATATCAAAACAAAATGAAGTTGAAAATAAATTAAAAGAACATAATTTTGAAAAATATAATAATAAGTTTTTAAAAGTAAGTAAAATTGATTTAAAACTTCTAAAAGTTAAAGGAAATCAAGTTGATATTATTTAG
- a CDS encoding DNA adenine methylase, whose protein sequence is MNYIGSKNSLLSFIDDSIKEITNYKDSDSWVFTDLFAGTGVVGNFYKKKGWTVYSNDFQTYSYIVNKHYIENNSEKIDASLFEYLNNLNEVEGFIYQNYCYGSGSGRKYFSDQNGKKCDAIRLKIEQLYKDGNINESSYYFYLGSLINSIDKYANTASVYGAFLKKIKTTAQKSFVLEPLEVIDNKIGKVFQLDANELIKKIKGDVLYLDPPYNSRQYYSNYHVLETIAKYDNPLLKGKTGQRANNSQRSDFCLKNKVSEAFENLIANANFKYIFLSYNDEGLMSIETIKEIMSKYGEYSYKTRNYKRYQADKSHNRNILRKGTIEYLHCLKKTK, encoded by the coding sequence ATGAATTATATCGGCTCAAAAAATTCTTTATTGTCATTTATTGATGATTCAATTAAAGAAATTACAAATTATAAAGATAGTGATAGCTGGGTTTTTACTGATTTATTTGCAGGAACTGGTGTTGTGGGGAATTTTTATAAGAAAAAAGGCTGAACAGTTTATTCGAATGACTTTCAAACATACAGTTATATTGTTAATAAGCATTATATCGAAAACAATTCAGAAAAAATTGACGCAAGTTTATTTGAATATTTAAATAACCTGAATGAAGTTGAAGGTTTTATATACCAAAATTATTGCTATGGCTCTGGAAGTGGTCGTAAATATTTTAGCGATCAAAATGGAAAAAAATGCGATGCTATTAGATTAAAAATAGAACAATTATACAAAGATGGAAATATTAACGAGAGTAGTTATTATTTTTATTTAGGAAGTTTAATTAATTCTATAGATAAATACGCAAACACCGCTTCAGTTTACGGAGCTTTTCTTAAGAAAATAAAAACAACAGCACAAAAGAGCTTTGTCCTTGAACCACTTGAAGTAATTGATAATAAAATAGGCAAAGTTTTTCAGCTTGATGCTAATGAACTAATTAAAAAAATTAAAGGTGATGTTTTATACTTAGACCCACCTTATAATTCAAGACAATATTATTCTAATTATCATGTTTTAGAAACAATTGCCAAATATGACAATCCACTTTTAAAGGGAAAAACAGGACAAAGAGCAAATAATAGCCAAAGAAGTGATTTTTGCTTAAAAAATAAAGTATCAGAAGCCTTTGAAAATTTAATTGCAAACGCTAATTTTAAATATATTTTTCTTAGTTATAACGATGAAGGTTTAATGAGTATCGAAACCATTAAAGAGATTATGTCTAAATATGGTGAATATTCTTATAAAACAAGAAATTATAAAAGATATCAAGCTGATAAAAGCCATAATAGAAATATTTTGCGCAAAGGAACAATTGAATATTTACATTGCTTAAAAAAAACTAAATAA
- a CDS encoding DNA topoisomerase subunit B, with protein MEAKKHNYDASNIKFLEGLEHVRKRPGMYIGTTSKTGLHHMIWEIVDNSVDECMAGFATKIDITITKDEHIIVEDDGRGIPVGVHERFGISALEVVLTKLNAGGKFESNAYKVSGGLHGVGASVVNALSDVMKAWVKRDGKLYYAEFANGGNTVKHTQVIGEVPSGISGTKIEFHPDYSVMEKVPFDKELIIDHAKQIAHLNKGLFVSVTDHRDNSYLEFQYDNGIIDYVKELNEGHNPINPEIIYAGDDFISHQDQNGNEVVIGVEVACQYLHNFYRSNIISYTNNISTHEGGTHVLGFYDALIRIVNNYAIEKGFVKTDAEKFVREDLIEGLTAIISIKHPDPQFEGQTKGKLGSKDARQAVNRVFSQVFERLLIENPDLAKKIIDNAILARKGRLASNAARDSARRKSAFDNGGLPGKLSDCSSKNAEISELYIVEGNSAGGSAKMGRDRNIQAILPLRGKVINVEKARQERVLENEEIMSLITALGTGLGDTFNINKLRYHKIIIMTDADVDGSHIRTLLLTFFYRYFRELIEYGFVYIAQPPLYKIQQNKTVEYAYNDNQKEEIMSKLNSAQKINIQRYKGLGEMDPDQLWETTMNPENRKMLQVQIKDALKADKAFTTLMGELVEPRRRFIEANAKYVKNIDL; from the coding sequence ATGGAAGCAAAAAAACATAATTATGATGCAAGCAATATTAAGTTTTTAGAAGGTTTAGAACATGTTCGTAAGCGTCCAGGAATGTACATTGGAACCACTTCAAAAACTGGTCTTCATCACATGATTTGAGAAATTGTTGATAACTCAGTTGATGAATGTATGGCTGGATTTGCTACCAAAATTGACATTACTATTACCAAAGATGAGCATATCATTGTTGAAGATGATGGAAGAGGGATTCCAGTAGGGGTTCATGAACGTTTTGGAATTAGTGCTTTAGAAGTTGTTTTAACAAAACTTAATGCTGGTGGAAAATTTGAATCTAATGCTTATAAAGTTTCTGGAGGATTACATGGAGTAGGAGCTAGTGTTGTAAACGCTCTTAGTGATGTAATGAAAGCTTGAGTGAAACGAGATGGAAAGCTTTATTATGCTGAATTTGCTAACGGAGGAAATACTGTTAAGCATACTCAAGTTATTGGAGAAGTTCCTTCTGGAATAAGTGGAACTAAAATTGAGTTTCATCCAGATTATTCTGTAATGGAAAAAGTTCCTTTTGATAAAGAATTAATTATTGATCACGCTAAACAAATTGCTCACTTAAATAAAGGATTATTTGTCTCAGTAACTGATCATCGAGACAATAGTTATTTAGAATTTCAATATGATAATGGAATTATTGATTATGTTAAAGAATTAAACGAAGGTCACAATCCGATTAATCCTGAAATTATTTATGCTGGAGATGATTTTATCTCACACCAAGACCAAAATGGGAATGAAGTTGTTATTGGAGTTGAAGTGGCGTGTCAATATTTACACAATTTTTACCGAAGCAACATTATTTCATATACCAATAATATTTCCACTCATGAAGGCGGAACCCATGTTTTAGGGTTTTATGATGCTTTAATTAGAATTGTGAATAATTACGCTATTGAAAAAGGTTTTGTTAAAACTGATGCTGAAAAATTTGTGCGGGAAGATTTAATTGAAGGTTTAACAGCAATTATTTCAATTAAGCACCCAGATCCACAATTTGAAGGACAAACTAAAGGAAAATTAGGTTCAAAAGACGCTCGTCAAGCTGTTAATAGAGTTTTTTCACAAGTTTTTGAACGATTGTTAATCGAAAACCCCGATTTAGCAAAGAAAATTATTGATAATGCCATTTTAGCTCGTAAAGGAAGACTTGCTTCAAATGCTGCTCGAGATAGTGCACGTCGAAAAAGTGCTTTTGATAATGGTGGATTACCTGGTAAACTAAGTGATTGTTCAAGTAAAAATGCAGAAATTAGCGAACTTTACATTGTCGAAGGGAATTCAGCCGGAGGAAGTGCTAAAATGGGTCGTGACCGAAACATTCAGGCGATTTTACCATTGCGTGGAAAAGTAATTAATGTGGAAAAAGCTCGTCAAGAAAGAGTACTTGAAAATGAAGAGATTATGTCATTAATTACTGCTCTTGGAACTGGACTTGGAGACACCTTTAATATTAACAAACTTCGTTACCATAAAATTATTATTATGACTGATGCTGATGTTGATGGTTCGCACATTCGAACTTTATTACTGACTTTCTTTTATCGTTATTTCAGGGAATTAATTGAATATGGATTTGTGTACATTGCTCAACCTCCACTATATAAAATTCAGCAAAATAAAACTGTTGAATATGCTTATAATGACAATCAAAAAGAAGAAATTATGAGCAAATTAAATTCAGCTCAAAAAATTAACATTCAACGTTATAAAGGTCTTGGAGAAATGGATCCAGATCAACTTTGAGAAACAACCATGAATCCAGAAAATCGCAAAATGCTTCAAGTTCAAATTAAAGACGCTTTAAAAGCCGATAAAGCTTTTACCACTTTAATGGGTGAATTAGTTGAGCCTCGTCGTAGATTCATTGAAGCTAATGCTAAATATGTTAAAAATATTGATTTATAG
- a CDS encoding ECF transporter S component, with the protein MQYNYSNMFIIKILIKSRKISWSFLKNKLNYLITKNKVFNSTSLVVYLAMWLSLFILLTFTRTGVIPLGPVSLNLITFLVILMGIHLGFKGSFFGGIFLGLCSFFGALTFGSFLFIYPLISILPRFILGFFVYFLCKIAQKIVIRYVDAKNQNRAFKVKLISYFFVGAFSALGNTIFVSIGLFTHKLIFGLEAIGSLKAWLSLIWIQALFEFVSIGFLCMIMSGFLYELSSKKSSFLPKNRKW; encoded by the coding sequence ATGCAATATAATTATAGCAATATGTTTATCATCAAAATACTTATAAAAAGCAGGAAAATTTCTTGATCTTTTTTAAAAAATAAACTAAATTATCTTATTACTAAAAACAAAGTTTTTAATTCAACTTCACTTGTAGTTTATTTAGCGATGTGACTTTCATTATTTATTTTACTCACATTTACCCGAACTGGAGTTATTCCCTTAGGACCTGTGAGTTTGAATTTAATTACTTTTTTAGTTATTTTGATGGGAATTCATTTAGGATTTAAGGGATCGTTTTTTGGAGGGATTTTTTTAGGTCTTTGTTCATTTTTTGGAGCACTAACTTTTGGTTCGTTTTTATTTATTTATCCATTAATTTCGATTTTACCAAGATTTATTTTAGGATTTTTTGTATATTTTTTATGTAAAATAGCTCAAAAAATTGTTATACGCTATGTTGACGCAAAAAATCAAAATAGAGCATTTAAGGTTAAGTTGATATCTTATTTTTTTGTTGGTGCATTTAGTGCTTTAGGAAATACAATTTTTGTGAGTATAGGATTATTTACCCATAAATTAATTTTTGGTCTTGAAGCAATTGGTTCACTAAAAGCATGATTATCGCTTATTTGGATTCAAGCTCTTTTTGAGTTTGTTTCAATAGGATTTTTATGCATGATTATGAGTGGCTTTTTGTATGAACTTTCAAGCAAAAAAAGCTCATTTTTACCTAAAAATAGAAAGTGATAA
- the coaBC gene encoding bifunctional phosphopantothenoylcysteine decarboxylase/phosphopantothenate--cysteine ligase CoaBC, whose protein sequence is MKVLLLITGSIAAIKAPLLINSLQKQGIAVQYAISHAAKSFLEPQFTKGSIDVNWYQKDNSTHVDAVKWADKIIVYPASFNVIGKVANGIADDFISTTLSLASFNKVIFAPAMNTKMFQNPFLQANITKLKNHGATFLGPNYGILKDGDIGIGRVIEPQQLVDFLINKPKKKVLLTFGYTKVFLDPVRSITVHSSGKSGLALIYVLAQKYDLTVISGNLKHLNNLIPSNVKIINIETLEEYYDAVDGNVHENDCFISLCAVSDLVFQKHEHKIKKDVNTKFNYSIGRDVLKDISLKYPNKIKIGYALESQNILENGIKKLISKKLDAIIINDAQSLQNQTSNGFIALKNEQISEFHNLNKHDLALKIDKILEELWKK, encoded by the coding sequence ATGAAAGTCTTATTACTAATTACTGGTAGTATTGCCGCTATTAAAGCTCCGCTTTTAATTAATTCCTTGCAAAAACAAGGAATTGCAGTTCAATACGCTATTTCACATGCTGCTAAGAGTTTCTTAGAGCCACAATTTACAAAAGGAAGTATTGATGTAAATTGATATCAAAAAGATAATTCTACTCATGTAGATGCAGTTAAGTGAGCTGATAAAATTATTGTTTATCCAGCTAGTTTTAATGTCATTGGAAAAGTAGCTAATGGGATTGCAGATGATTTTATTAGTACCACTTTAAGTTTGGCGAGCTTTAACAAAGTGATTTTTGCCCCTGCAATGAATACCAAAATGTTTCAAAATCCATTTTTACAAGCTAATATTACAAAGTTAAAAAATCATGGGGCCACTTTTTTAGGACCAAATTATGGAATTTTAAAAGATGGAGACATCGGAATTGGGAGAGTTATTGAACCTCAGCAACTTGTTGATTTTTTAATAAATAAACCCAAGAAGAAAGTTTTATTGACCTTTGGATACACTAAAGTTTTTCTAGATCCAGTTCGCAGTATAACAGTTCATTCATCTGGTAAAAGTGGACTCGCCCTTATTTATGTATTAGCTCAAAAATATGATCTAACTGTAATTAGTGGAAATTTGAAGCATTTAAATAATTTAATTCCTTCAAATGTTAAAATAATTAATATTGAAACATTGGAAGAATATTATGATGCTGTGGATGGAAACGTCCATGAAAATGATTGTTTTATTTCACTATGTGCAGTTAGTGATTTGGTTTTTCAAAAACATGAACATAAAATTAAAAAAGATGTTAACACAAAATTTAACTATAGTATTGGCAGAGATGTATTAAAGGATATCTCACTTAAATATCCAAACAAAATTAAAATTGGATATGCTTTAGAATCCCAAAATATCTTAGAAAACGGAATTAAAAAATTAATTTCCAAAAAATTAGATGCAATTATCATTAACGATGCTCAAAGCTTACAAAATCAAACTAGCAATGGTTTTATTGCTTTAAAAAATGAACAAATAAGCGAATTTCATAATTTAAATAAACATGATTTAGCACTAAAAATTGATAAGATATTGGAAGAGTTATGAAAAAAATAA
- a CDS encoding type III pantothenate kinase, whose protein sequence is MKQILENDLKITNIKIINHNYPFDVKTVIQKEKIGLDIIASASYANSLTNDSFVFMFGSASVAIQILNKTISGVSIAPGIGFSFYKLQKHLKKSSSGNATWNYPVTFSAQMGTNTLKALNSGLYKMFLGYIVSHLVLQNKVIKDIFITGGDVNLKAHLQKELRLIFPHLKVHIVNSMVALGFAQVINKK, encoded by the coding sequence TTAAAACAAATTTTAGAAAATGACTTAAAGATTACTAACATCAAAATTATTAATCATAATTATCCTTTTGATGTAAAAACTGTTATTCAAAAAGAGAAAATAGGTTTAGATATTATTGCTTCTGCTTCATATGCTAATTCTTTAACAAACGATAGTTTTGTGTTTATGTTTGGGAGTGCTTCGGTGGCTATCCAAATATTAAACAAAACTATCTCAGGAGTTTCTATTGCTCCTGGGATTGGATTTTCTTTTTATAAATTACAAAAGCATCTAAAAAAATCCTCTTCAGGTAATGCTACCTGAAATTATCCTGTAACTTTTTCTGCTCAAATGGGTACAAATACTTTAAAAGCGCTTAATAGTGGACTATATAAGATGTTTTTAGGATATATTGTGTCTCATTTAGTTTTGCAAAATAAAGTAATAAAAGATATTTTCATTACTGGTGGAGACGTAAATTTAAAAGCACATTTACAGAAAGAATTAAGACTGATTTTTCCACATCTAAAGGTTCATATTGTTAATTCAATGGTTGCTTTAGGATTTGCTCAAGTTATTAATAAAAAATAA
- the rpmG gene encoding 50S ribosomal protein L33 yields MAREGYTLACTECKMENYISKKNKKNHPERVELSKHCSKCNKHTNHKEKK; encoded by the coding sequence ATGGCTAGAGAAGGATACACATTAGCATGTACAGAATGCAAAATGGAAAACTATATCTCAAAGAAAAACAAAAAAAATCATCCAGAGAGAGTAGAATTATCTAAACATTGTTCAAAATGCAATAAACATACTAATCATAAAGAGAAAAAATAA
- a CDS encoding DUF402 domain-containing protein, with product MERDFKNLRVGQMIDVQAYKFNGFLYRQWNSAKVIFNNSRHIVLFLCNTKVSDYNKKINHWKYTEHALWFFPKNSYFNAILLLKQNAGIYHYMNIASKPIFEDQTLKFIDFDLDIKCYPEKDLQIVDRDEFLRNIVQMKYPKKLKKIVFEEVKNIFSLYTDYKYFFNPEILIYYLDILLADKLIDKKFHDKFIINNIQKYSDEFNMFSDLMKK from the coding sequence ATGGAAAGAGATTTTAAAAATTTAAGAGTTGGACAAATGATCGATGTTCAAGCTTATAAATTTAATGGTTTTTTATATCGTCAATGAAATTCGGCTAAGGTTATTTTTAATAACTCAAGACACATTGTTTTATTTTTATGTAATACCAAAGTAAGTGATTATAATAAAAAAATTAATCACTGAAAATATACTGAACATGCATTGTGATTTTTTCCTAAAAATTCATATTTTAATGCAATTTTACTACTTAAACAAAATGCAGGAATTTATCACTATATGAACATTGCTTCTAAACCGATTTTCGAGGATCAAACCCTTAAATTTATTGATTTTGATTTAGATATTAAGTGTTATCCTGAAAAAGATTTACAAATTGTCGATCGAGATGAATTTTTACGGAACATTGTCCAAATGAAATATCCCAAAAAACTAAAAAAAATAGTTTTTGAAGAAGTTAAAAACATTTTCTCACTATATACTGATTATAAATATTTTTTTAATCCTGAAATTCTTATTTACTATTTAGATATTTTGCTTGCAGATAAACTAATTGATAAGAAATTTCATGATAAATTTATCATAAATAACATTCAAAAATATAGTGATGAATTTAATATGTTTTCAGATTTAATGAAAAAATAA